Below is a genomic region from Sulfitobacter sp. OXR-159.
GGCCGGTCCGGTCAGCGGCGGCACAGGTGCGCTGCACGGGCGGGCCTTCGCCAAATTCGGTCGTGTGGCCGCCGAAAGGACGCTGATAGATCTTGCCCTCTTCGGTGCGCGAGAAGGGCACGCCGTAATGCTCAAGCTCGTAAACCGCCTTGGGCGCTTCGCGGGCGAGGTATTCCATCGCATCCGTGTCACCCAGCCAGTCCGACCCCTTGACCGTGTCATACATATGCCACTGCCAGTTGTCGGGGCCCATGTTGCTCAAGGACGCGGCGATGCCACCCTGCGCCGCCACGGTGTGCGAACGGGTTGGGAAAACCTTGGAGATACAGGCCGTGCGCAGGCCCTGTTCGGCCATGCCCAAAGTCGCGCGCAGACCAGCACCGCCTGCCCCCACCACGACAACGTCATATTCGTGGGTTTCATATTCATATGCTGCCATTTAATCGGTCTCCCGTTTGGGCGTATTGTTTACAGGGCGAGCTTGGCGATGGCGAAAACGCCGACCGCTGCTGCGCCGTAGCTGATGATGGTCATCACGATGAGGGCAATCTTGTTGGCCAGCCCGTGGACATAGTCCTCGATCAAAACCTGCACGCCGTCATTGAAATGTTTGAAGCCCACGATCAGCGTCAGAGCCGCCACGATGGCCGGGAAAGGCCGCGCGTAATAGGCGAGGATCTCTTCATATGTGCCACCAAGCGCGCTGCCGAAGGTAAAGACGAACAGCGGGATCAACACCAAAAGCGCCAGCGAGGAGACTTTCATCGCCCAGAAATGCGCGGTACCGGTTTTCGCCGAGCCAAGGCCACGGGCGCGTTTG
It encodes:
- the sdhD gene encoding succinate dehydrogenase, hydrophobic membrane anchor protein; translated protein: MAYMTDRKRARGLGSAKTGTAHFWAMKVSSLALLVLIPLFVFTFGSALGGTYEEILAYYARPFPAIVAALTLIVGFKHFNDGVQVLIEDYVHGLANKIALIVMTIISYGAAAVGVFAIAKLAL